Proteins from one Bos indicus x Bos taurus breed Angus x Brahman F1 hybrid chromosome 19, Bos_hybrid_MaternalHap_v2.0, whole genome shotgun sequence genomic window:
- the OSBPL7 gene encoding oxysterol-binding protein-related protein 7, whose product MDFQEWDPPSLAESTQSAKPSGAQQASELWEVVEEPRGRLGAEGIMPERQEGHLLKKRKWPLKGWHKRYFVLEDGILHYATTRQDITKGKLHGSIDVRLSVMSINKKAQRIDLDTEDNIYHLKIKSQDLFQSWVAQLRAHRSAQHLDVPRSLLPSTAHWKVTGAQPAVSGSASALPGVGPREKVSSWLRDSDGLDRCSHELSECQGKLQELHRLLQSLESLHRIPSAPVIPTHQASVTTERPKKGKRTSRMWCTQSFAKDDTIGRVGRLHGSVPNLSRYLESRDPSGPRGLPPPDYAHLQRSFWALAQKVHSSLSSVLAALTAERDRLRDLHPGSEPSRLGVSETSAGPRRLHSLSISSDTTADSFSSLNPEEQEALYMKGRELTPQLSQSSVLSLADSHTEFFDACEVLLSASSSENEGSEEEESCTSEVTTSLSEEVLDLRGAERCQKGAAVGPPRRRCLPAASGPGTDVSLWNILRNNIGKDLSKVSMPVQLNEPLNTLQRLCEELEYSSLLDRASRTADPCERMVYIAAFAVSAYSSTYHRAGCKPFNPVLGETYECERPDRGFRFISEQVSHHPPISACHAESENFIFWQDMKWKNKFWGKSLEIVPVGTVNVSLPRFGDHFEWNKVTSCIHNILSGQRWIEHYGEVLIRNTQDSSCHCKLTFCKAKYWSSNVHEVQGAVFSRSGRVLHRLFGKWHEGLYRGPPPGGQCIWKPNSMPPNYERNFGFTQFALELNELTAELKRSLPSTDTRLRPDQRYLEEGNIQAAEAQKRRIEQLQRDRRKVMEENNIVHQARFFRRQTDSSGKEWWVTNNTYWQLRAEPGYGNLDGAVLW is encoded by the exons ATGGACTTCCAAGAGTGGGACCCTCCCTCCCTGGCCGAGAGCACTCAGTCTGCAAAGCCCAGCGGTGCCCAGCAG GCCAGCGAGCtgtgggaggtggtggaggagcCTCGGGGCCGGCTGGGGGCAGAGGGTATCATGCCCGAGAGGCAGGAAGGCCACCTGCTCAAGAAGAGGAAGTGGCCTCTGAAGGGCTGGCACAAG AGATACTTCGTGCTCGAGGATGGGATTCTTCACTACGCGACAACTCGGCAAGAT ATCACCAAGGGGAAGCTCCATGGCTCCATTGATGTCCGACTGTCGGTCATGTCCATCAACAAAAAGGCCCAGCGCATTGACCTTGACACTGAAGACAACATCTACCACCTCAAG ATCAAGTCCCAGGACCTGTTCCAGAGCTGGGTGGCCCAGCTGCGTGCCCACCGCTCAGCCCAGCACCTGGATGTGCCCCGAAGCTTGCTGCCCAGCACCGCCCACTGGAAG GTTACCGGTGCCCAGCCTGCGGTATCGGGTAGTGCCTCGGCTCTGCCAGGGGTTGGACCTCGGGAGAAGGTGTCTTCCTGGCTGAGGGACAGTGATGGGCTGGACCGCTGCTCTCACG AACTCTCGGAGTGTCAGGGCAAGCTCCAGGAACTACACAGACTCCTCCAGAGCCTGGAGTCCCTGCACCGGATTCCCTCGGCCCCTGTCATCCCCACGCACCAG GCCTCGGTGACGACGGAGAGACCCAAGAAGGGGAAGCGGACCAGCCGCATGTGGTGCACACAGAGCTTTGCCAAGGACGACACCATCGGGCGG GTGGGTCGTCTCCATGGCTCAGTTCCTAACCTGTCTCGCTACCTGGAGTCCCGAGACCCCTCGGGCCCCCGAGGGCTGCCGCCCCCAGACTATGCCCACCTGCAGCGCAGCTTCTGGGCCCTGGCCCAGAAGG TGCACAGCTCACTCAGCAGTGTCCTGGCCGCCCTCACTGCTGAACGGGACCGACTGAGGGACCTGCACCCGGGTTCGGAGCCATCCAGGCTGGGG GTCTCTGAGACTTCAGCCGGCCCGAGGCGCCTCCACTCGTTGTCCATCTCCTCCGACACCACTGCAGACTCCTTCAGCTCCCTCAATCCCGAGGAG CAAGAAGCTCTGTACATGAAGGGGCGAGAGCTGACCCCCCAGCTGTCCCAGAGCAGCGTCCTATCCCTTGCTGACTCCCACACAGAGTTCTTTGATGCCTGTGAGGTTCTCCTCTCTGCCAGCTCTTCTGAGAATGAG GGCTCGGAGGAGGAGGAATCGTGCACCAGTGAAGTCACCACCAGCCTGTCCGAGGAGGTGCTGGATCTCCGGGGAGCCGAGCGCTGTCAGAAAG GAGCAGCTGTGGGGCCGCCCCGCCGCCGATGCCTGCCAGCTGCCAGCGGGCCCGGCACTGACGTGAGCTTGTGGAACATCCTGCGGAACAACATTGGCAAGGACCTGTCCAAGGTGTCGATGCCAGTGCAGCTCAACGAGCCGCTCAACACCCTGCAGCGGCTCTGCGAGGAGCTGGAGTACAGCAGCCTCCTAGACCGGGCCAGCCGCACCGCCGACCCCTGCGAGCGCATG GTGTACATTGCAGCCTTCGCGGTGTCTGCCTACTCCTCCACATACCACCGGGCGGGCTGCAAGCCCTTCAACCCTGTCCTGGGGGAGACCTATGAGTGTGAGCGCCCTGACCGAGGCTTCCGCTTCATCAGTGAGCAG GTCTCCCATCACCCCCCCATCTCAGCGTGCCATGCAGAATCTGAGAACTTCATCTTCTGGCAAG ACATGAAGTGGAAGAACAAGTTCTGGGGCAAATCCCTGGAGATTGTGCCTGTTGGGACAGTCAACGTGAGCCTGCCCAG GTTTGGGGACCACTTTGAGTGGAATAAGGTGACGTCCTGCATTCACAACATCCTCAGTGGCCAGCGCTGGATCGAGCACTACGGGGAGGTGCTCATCCGAAACACGCAGGACAGCTCCTGCCACTGCAAGCTCACCTTCTGCAAG gccaagtactggagctccAACGTCCACGAGGTACAGGGGGCTGTGTTCAGCCGGAGTGGCCGTGTCCTCCACCGACTCTTTGGAAAGTGGCATGAGGGGCTGTACCGTGGACCCCCGCCGGGCGGTCAGTGCATCTGGAAGCCCA ACTCAATGCCCCCAAACTATGAGCGAAACTTCGGCTTCACTCAGTTTGCCTTGGAGCTGAATGAGCTGACTGCAGAGCTGAAACGGTCCCTGCCTTCCACGGACACGCGGCTCCGGCCAGACCAGAG GTACCTGGAGGAGGGGAACATACAGGCGGCCGAGGCCCAGAAGAGAAGGATCGAGCAGCTTCAGCGAGACAGGCGCAAAGTGATGGAGGAGAACAACATTGTCCACCAGGCGCGCTTCTTCAG GCGGCAGACGGACAGCAGCGGGAAGGAGTGGTGGGTGACTAACAACACGTACTGGCAGCTGCGGGCCGAGCCGGGCTACGGGAACCTGGACGGGGCCGTGCTCTGGTAG